A genome region from Brooklawnia propionicigenes includes the following:
- a CDS encoding MerR family transcriptional regulator — translation MPPPAKRSIGQVLPLLKNEFPDISISKIRFLESEGLVSPERAPSGYRRYAEADIDRLRYILRMQRDHYLPLKVIRQNLEMMDRGIEPPTIESPASSNSAASAAPETDPQDPATAPRPAQKRPMKLTRRELLQVSGLSEATLIELERQQMVVPKRGSIYYGREALTVCVVARRLQEYGMDSRHMRAIKQAAEREAGLVEQAVRPYLAISAKPAQTLHEVSQLVVHAHAAMIYTLLEG, via the coding sequence ATGCCGCCACCGGCCAAGCGAAGCATCGGCCAGGTCCTTCCGCTGCTCAAGAACGAGTTTCCGGATATTTCTATTTCGAAGATCAGGTTTCTGGAGAGCGAGGGCCTGGTTTCGCCCGAGCGCGCGCCGTCCGGATACCGCCGCTATGCCGAGGCGGACATCGATCGGCTGCGCTACATCCTGAGGATGCAGCGCGATCACTATCTGCCCTTGAAGGTGATCCGGCAGAACCTCGAAATGATGGATCGCGGGATCGAGCCCCCGACCATCGAATCTCCGGCCTCGTCCAATTCGGCGGCGTCGGCCGCACCCGAGACCGATCCGCAGGATCCGGCGACAGCGCCGAGACCGGCCCAGAAACGCCCGATGAAGCTGACCCGCCGCGAGCTCCTGCAGGTCAGCGGCCTGTCGGAGGCAACCCTGATCGAGCTGGAGCGTCAGCAGATGGTGGTGCCCAAACGGGGTTCGATCTACTACGGACGCGAGGCGCTCACGGTGTGCGTGGTCGCCCGGCGCTTGCAGGAATACGGCATGGACAGCCGTCACATGCGCGCCATCAAGCAGGCCGCCGAACGGGAGGCCGGTCTGGTCGAGCAGGCGGTGCGTCCCTATCTGGCGATCAGCGCCAAACCCGCGCAGACCTTGCACGAGGTCAGCCAGCTGGTGGTGCATGCGCATGCCGCGATGATCTACACCCTGTTGGAGGGCTGA
- a CDS encoding FHA domain-containing protein, which produces MIDCSKCGHSNPVGSNFCSKCGNALPASVSETTRVIIVPEEDPRTLEISAEDADALSTLPAGNALLIVTRGPDVGARYLLDKDIVTAGRSPKSDIFLDDITVSRDHAEFVMRDGQISLVDKGSLNGTYVNRTLVDQAAVLRPGDEVQIGKFRMLFFVSEHGLR; this is translated from the coding sequence ATGATCGATTGCAGCAAGTGCGGTCACTCAAACCCGGTCGGGAGCAACTTCTGCTCCAAGTGCGGCAACGCGCTACCGGCGTCGGTGTCCGAGACAACGCGCGTGATCATCGTGCCCGAAGAGGACCCCCGCACCCTGGAGATCAGTGCCGAGGACGCGGATGCGCTCAGCACCCTGCCGGCCGGCAATGCTCTTCTGATCGTCACTCGCGGGCCTGACGTCGGAGCTCGTTACCTGCTCGACAAGGACATCGTGACGGCCGGCCGTAGCCCGAAGTCCGATATTTTCCTCGATGACATCACCGTCTCACGCGATCACGCCGAGTTCGTGATGCGCGACGGCCAGATAAGCCTGGTGGACAAGGGCAGTCTCAACGGCACGTACGTCAACCGCACGCTGGTCGACCAGGCCGCTGTGTTGCGTCCTGGCGACGAGGTACAGATCGGCAAGTTCCGGATGCTGTTCTTCGTGAGCGAGCACGGACTGCGCTGA
- the gcvH gene encoding glycine cleavage system protein GcvH — MIELPEDVLFTAEHEWVRIDSSTVARIGVTAYATGELGDIVYVSLPTVGSSVVAGDSCGELESTKSVADIFAPVSGVVVRINETVADEPELIGQDPFGEGWLFDVELADTSELDDLLDEDAYAEHIGE; from the coding sequence ATGATCGAGTTGCCGGAGGATGTACTTTTCACCGCCGAACACGAATGGGTGCGCATTGACAGTTCGACAGTGGCGCGCATCGGTGTCACCGCCTACGCGACCGGCGAGCTGGGTGACATCGTCTACGTGTCGCTGCCCACGGTCGGTTCATCGGTGGTGGCAGGCGACAGCTGCGGCGAGCTGGAGTCGACCAAGTCGGTTGCCGACATCTTCGCGCCGGTTTCTGGCGTGGTGGTGAGGATCAACGAGACGGTCGCCGATGAACCCGAGTTGATCGGCCAGGATCCATTCGGAGAAGGCTGGTTGTTCGACGTCGAACTCGCCGATACCAGCGAGTTGGACGATCTACTGGACGAAGACGCCTACGCTGAGCACATCGGCGAGTAG
- a CDS encoding DUF881 domain-containing protein: protein MPESAAPKPRDLGGAIAGWLRPNRKQLVWAVALCVVAAAIVIQVQSSAKDDQYAALRRDDLVQLLDGLTTETDQLTAEVAELERTRDALASGADAEAVAAQEAQKRADTLGILAGTVAAVGPGVRITISAPPGALTTDIMLEAIQELRDAGAEVIEINDSIRLVAQSWVGQTQEGLVIDDQAVSLPITIDAIGDSHALTEGAKFRGGLVSQVESDRIGGSVDIEQLDEVEITSLATPRTPRYARPA, encoded by the coding sequence ATGCCTGAGTCCGCAGCACCCAAGCCCCGCGACCTAGGCGGCGCCATCGCCGGTTGGCTGCGTCCCAACCGCAAGCAACTGGTCTGGGCGGTCGCGTTGTGCGTGGTGGCGGCCGCCATCGTCATCCAGGTCCAGTCATCGGCCAAGGACGATCAGTACGCGGCGTTGCGCCGCGACGACCTCGTCCAGTTGCTCGACGGGCTGACCACCGAGACCGATCAGCTGACGGCCGAGGTCGCCGAGCTCGAACGCACCCGCGATGCGCTGGCCTCCGGCGCGGACGCCGAGGCGGTGGCCGCTCAGGAGGCTCAGAAGCGAGCCGACACGCTGGGCATTCTGGCTGGTACAGTGGCTGCCGTCGGCCCGGGCGTGCGGATCACCATCTCGGCGCCGCCGGGAGCGCTCACCACCGATATCATGCTGGAAGCCATCCAGGAGCTCCGCGATGCCGGCGCAGAGGTGATTGAGATCAACGACAGCATCCGGCTGGTCGCTCAGAGCTGGGTGGGCCAGACACAAGAGGGCTTGGTGATCGATGATCAGGCGGTCAGTCTGCCGATCACGATCGACGCAATCGGCGATTCGCACGCGCTGACGGAGGGTGCCAAGTTCCGCGGGGGCCTGGTCAGCCAGGTCGAAAGCGACCGGATCGGTGGTTCGGTCGACATCGAGCAACTGGACGAGGTGGAGATCACCAGCCTCGCCACGCCCCGGACGCCGAGATACGCCCGGCCCGCATGA
- a CDS encoding small basic family protein, whose protein sequence is MLAILGLIAGVVLAIIWRPDMPIWLQPYLPIMIVAALDALVGAARAGLEHTFSDKVFAVSFISNVAIAALIVWIGDLIGVGSQLSTAVLVVLGIRIFTNAAVIRRKVLHA, encoded by the coding sequence TTGCTCGCCATTCTCGGATTGATCGCGGGCGTGGTACTGGCCATCATCTGGCGGCCGGACATGCCGATCTGGTTGCAGCCGTATCTTCCCATCATGATCGTTGCTGCCCTGGACGCTCTGGTTGGAGCCGCCCGGGCAGGTCTGGAACACACCTTCTCCGACAAGGTCTTCGCTGTCTCGTTCATCTCGAATGTGGCAATTGCGGCACTGATCGTATGGATCGGCGATCTGATCGGTGTCGGCTCGCAGCTGTCGACGGCGGTGCTGGTGGTGCTGGGCATCCGCATCTTCACCAACGCGGCCGTCATCCGCAGGAAGGTCCTGCATGCCTGA
- a CDS encoding DUF881 domain-containing protein translates to MSTTQAPPKRRPPDASMELLTAIQRDTIDPEYGSHYGEDRHDRRRHRWLAVLVSFLAGLMFVTSSMGAGRGNDNVASERADLIAQVNQAELRNKELRSEADELAEQVQELEEAQLGRQVDLDKSSLVWSGMGAVTGPGLALTITENPLDDAGILIDQDIRQVVNGLWLAGAEAVSVNGYRLSSRTAIRQAGSAITVDYRSLTAPYRIEAIGDPDSLASRFESGPGGAWLNFLKRNHGVGWTMESRGALELDADGGLGVDKAGVR, encoded by the coding sequence ATGAGCACCACGCAGGCCCCACCGAAGCGGCGTCCCCCGGACGCGTCCATGGAACTGCTCACTGCCATCCAACGCGACACTATCGACCCTGAATACGGCTCTCACTACGGCGAAGACAGGCATGATCGGCGACGTCACCGCTGGCTGGCAGTGCTGGTCAGTTTTCTGGCCGGGCTGATGTTCGTCACCTCGTCGATGGGTGCCGGGCGCGGAAACGACAACGTGGCCAGTGAGCGCGCCGACCTGATCGCCCAGGTGAACCAGGCCGAACTGCGCAACAAGGAACTGCGCAGCGAGGCCGATGAGCTGGCCGAGCAGGTGCAGGAACTTGAGGAGGCGCAACTCGGACGCCAGGTCGACCTCGACAAGTCGTCGCTGGTCTGGTCGGGGATGGGGGCGGTCACCGGACCCGGCCTCGCGCTGACGATCACCGAGAACCCGCTCGACGACGCCGGCATCCTGATCGACCAGGACATCCGCCAGGTGGTGAACGGGCTGTGGCTGGCCGGTGCCGAGGCGGTGTCCGTCAACGGATACCGGCTGAGTTCGCGGACCGCGATCCGTCAGGCCGGCAGCGCGATCACCGTCGATTACCGATCGTTGACCGCCCCCTACCGTATCGAGGCGATCGGTGATCCGGACTCCCTGGCGAGCCGCTTCGAATCCGGACCCGGGGGAGCGTGGCTGAACTTCCTCAAACGCAACCACGGTGTCGGTTGGACGATGGAGTCGCGCGGCGCGCTGGAGTTGGACGCCGATGGCGGACTCGGTGTCGACAAGGCTGGTGTACGGTGA
- a CDS encoding CDP-alcohol phosphatidyltransferase family protein, protein MNGSDSGDVSVAADRPLVSNRVWTIPNVLSFLRLLGVPFFLALILLEHDVAAVVLLALASLTDLLDGRIARRFNQVSKLGEMLDPAADRLYIFATVLGLAVRGIIPWWLLVVLVGRDVTMAALLPALKSRGFASLPVNFIGKAATFCLLYALPLILLGAGPWVISPAASIIGWAFAIWGAFLYWWAGLMYIWQTQQILRSVPPVKTRAS, encoded by the coding sequence GTGAATGGGTCGGATTCAGGTGATGTCTCGGTGGCGGCCGACAGGCCGCTGGTGAGCAACCGCGTCTGGACGATCCCGAACGTCCTCAGCTTCCTCCGGCTGCTTGGTGTGCCCTTCTTCCTCGCGCTCATCCTGCTGGAGCATGACGTGGCGGCGGTCGTGCTGCTGGCGCTGGCCAGTCTCACCGATCTGCTCGACGGCCGGATCGCCCGACGTTTCAACCAGGTCTCCAAACTCGGCGAGATGCTCGACCCGGCCGCCGACCGGCTGTACATCTTCGCGACCGTGCTCGGACTCGCCGTGCGGGGGATCATCCCGTGGTGGCTGCTGGTGGTGCTGGTCGGCCGTGACGTGACCATGGCGGCGCTGCTGCCCGCACTGAAGTCACGCGGATTCGCCAGCCTGCCGGTGAACTTCATCGGCAAGGCCGCCACCTTCTGCCTGCTGTACGCGTTGCCGCTGATCCTGCTGGGTGCAGGTCCTTGGGTCATCTCTCCTGCGGCGAGCATCATCGGATGGGCCTTCGCGATCTGGGGTGCCTTCCTCTACTGGTGGGCAGGTCTGATGTACATCTGGCAGACCCAGCAGATACTCCGGTCGGTGCCGCCGGTGAAGACACGGGCAAGCTGA
- a CDS encoding glycosyltransferase family 4 protein, translating into MKVGLVCPYSFHRPGGVQNHVLGLAGWLKSVGHQIAILAPGFPPDGMLADYGLSDAEFTTGGKAVPLKVNESVARINFGFGPARKAKAWLDAGDFDVVHLHEPIAPNLSLLTLWLTDRPVTATFHSNSPTIKSWKRINEMLPGAVRRLDAAIAVSSVAAKVAKENTGVVPVVIGNGLAIDDYELKPVSGRWRGGDHPRVTFLGRYNEPRKGFHVLTAALPLVRERFPDLEVIVIGHGPAMSIDGVTFVGGVSDAERNRWLSVSDVYVAPQTGRESFGIVLIEAMACGAPVVASNLSAFVEVLSDHDGVIGHIFKTGNSHALAEAIIDSLNEPRDLRLLRGRAQAASFDWSVIGPQIVAMYEIAAENRYLAVDEAKGRARRHIT; encoded by the coding sequence ATGAAGGTCGGACTCGTCTGCCCGTACTCGTTTCACCGTCCCGGAGGCGTGCAGAATCACGTGCTCGGACTGGCCGGCTGGCTCAAGTCCGTGGGTCACCAGATCGCCATTCTCGCGCCGGGATTTCCGCCCGACGGGATGCTGGCCGACTACGGTCTCAGCGATGCCGAGTTCACCACCGGGGGCAAGGCGGTGCCGTTGAAGGTCAACGAGTCGGTGGCGCGGATCAACTTCGGGTTCGGCCCGGCGCGCAAGGCCAAAGCCTGGCTGGATGCCGGCGATTTCGACGTGGTGCACCTGCACGAGCCGATCGCCCCCAACCTGAGCCTGCTGACGCTGTGGCTGACCGACCGTCCGGTGACCGCCACCTTCCACAGCAATTCGCCCACCATCAAGAGCTGGAAACGTATCAACGAGATGCTGCCCGGCGCCGTGCGGCGGCTGGACGCTGCGATCGCCGTCTCGTCGGTGGCGGCCAAGGTGGCCAAGGAGAACACCGGGGTGGTGCCGGTGGTGATCGGCAACGGGCTGGCCATCGACGACTACGAATTGAAACCGGTCAGCGGTCGCTGGCGTGGCGGCGATCATCCCCGGGTCACCTTCCTGGGCCGTTACAACGAGCCACGCAAGGGCTTCCACGTGCTCACCGCGGCTCTTCCACTGGTACGTGAGCGGTTCCCCGATCTTGAGGTGATCGTCATCGGACATGGCCCCGCGATGTCTATCGACGGCGTCACCTTCGTCGGTGGGGTCTCGGACGCCGAACGCAATCGCTGGCTGTCAGTCAGCGATGTCTACGTGGCTCCGCAGACCGGACGGGAGAGTTTCGGCATCGTCTTGATCGAGGCCATGGCCTGTGGGGCGCCGGTGGTCGCGTCCAACCTGTCGGCCTTCGTCGAGGTGCTCTCCGATCATGACGGGGTGATCGGGCACATCTTCAAGACGGGCAACTCGCACGCCCTGGCGGAGGCCATCATCGACAGCCTGAACGAGCCGCGCGATCTGCGCCTGCTGCGTGGACGCGCGCAAGCGGCCAGCTTCGACTGGTCGGTGATCGGCCCCCAAATAGTGGCGATGTACGAGATCGCCGCCGAGAATCGTTATCTGGCCGTCGACGAGGCTAAGGGGCGTGCTCGCCGGCACATCACATAG
- the pgsA gene encoding phosphatidylinositol phosphate synthase yields the protein MLEKIRAQWTKVIHPFALGLLKLGVTPDMVTWTGTIATIIVALVFFPQGWLWQGVAVLALFIFSDSLDGTMARESGSSSKWGAFLDSTLDRLADGAIFGGIAIYYAAQPDGLLWCAVAIGALVFALVTSYSKARGESVGIEVHAGFAGRADRLLVGLLGVLLTGIGLTWALPVALSYLCLAGAFTVGQRMWIVRRAILAEQGAEEAA from the coding sequence ATGCTTGAGAAGATCCGAGCTCAGTGGACGAAGGTCATTCACCCATTCGCTCTCGGCCTGCTGAAGCTGGGTGTCACCCCGGACATGGTCACCTGGACCGGCACCATCGCGACGATCATCGTGGCGCTGGTCTTCTTCCCCCAGGGATGGCTGTGGCAAGGCGTTGCGGTGTTGGCCCTGTTCATCTTCTCCGATTCGCTGGACGGCACGATGGCGCGAGAGTCGGGCAGCAGCTCCAAGTGGGGTGCCTTTCTCGACTCCACTCTCGACCGGCTGGCCGACGGAGCGATCTTCGGCGGAATCGCGATCTACTACGCGGCCCAGCCCGATGGCCTGCTGTGGTGTGCGGTCGCCATCGGGGCGCTGGTCTTCGCGTTGGTCACCTCGTACAGCAAGGCTCGTGGCGAGTCGGTCGGCATTGAGGTACATGCGGGATTCGCCGGCCGGGCCGACCGGCTGCTGGTGGGTCTGCTCGGTGTGCTGCTCACCGGTATCGGTCTGACCTGGGCACTTCCGGTGGCGCTCAGCTACCTGTGCCTGGCCGGGGCCTTCACCGTCGGCCAGCGGATGTGGATCGTGCGTCGGGCGATCCTCGCCGAGCAGGGCGCCGAAGAGGCCGCATGA
- a CDS encoding HIT family protein produces the protein MNDEQPCEVIQPGELPGEPDALQRLWTPYRMVYIQGSSKPADGSAGQCPFCRAPERSDEESLIVHRGRTAYVICNLYPYNPGHLLVCTYRHVSSYIDLDPQETVEVAELTQQAIRMILHVSGPAGFNLGMNQGQIAGAGIAAHLHQHIVPRWQGDANFLPVIGRTKALPQFLADTRQLFADGWAELFGTTESEGQHA, from the coding sequence GTGAATGACGAGCAGCCCTGCGAGGTCATCCAACCGGGGGAGTTACCCGGCGAGCCCGACGCGCTGCAACGGCTGTGGACGCCCTACCGGATGGTCTACATCCAAGGCAGCTCCAAGCCGGCCGATGGCTCCGCAGGCCAGTGCCCCTTCTGCCGGGCGCCCGAGCGTTCGGACGAGGAGTCGCTGATCGTGCATCGCGGACGCACCGCGTATGTGATCTGCAATCTCTACCCGTACAACCCGGGCCACCTGCTGGTGTGCACCTACCGGCACGTCTCGTCCTATATCGATCTCGACCCGCAGGAAACCGTGGAGGTGGCCGAGCTCACCCAGCAGGCCATCCGGATGATCCTGCACGTCTCGGGACCGGCCGGATTCAATCTGGGCATGAACCAGGGGCAGATCGCCGGGGCGGGTATCGCCGCGCACCTGCATCAGCACATCGTTCCGCGCTGGCAGGGCGATGCGAACTTTCTGCCTGTCATCGGGCGCACCAAGGCCCTGCCGCAGTTCCTCGCCGACACTCGTCAGCTGTTCGCCGACGGCTGGGCCGAGCTGTTCGGCACAACCGAGTCGGAAGGACAGCATGCTTGA